A stretch of the Pseudomonas sp. ACM7 genome encodes the following:
- a CDS encoding TetR/AcrR family transcriptional regulator, whose amino-acid sequence MKSGFGNTKGIAPTLNPRAKPLKRPSQARAIFTVEAIYEAFVRIWQRDGWSGLTTRAVALEAGVAIGTLYDYFPSKEAIDAWLITAWGGRRYCVSAQPAAAQTAAWLLEIESMICGRLRG is encoded by the coding sequence ATGAAGAGCGGGTTCGGAAACACCAAGGGCATCGCGCCCACCCTCAATCCCCGCGCAAAGCCGCTGAAACGGCCGAGCCAGGCTCGGGCGATTTTCACCGTAGAGGCGATTTACGAAGCATTTGTTCGGATTTGGCAGCGCGACGGCTGGTCGGGGTTGACCACGCGTGCGGTGGCCCTGGAAGCAGGCGTCGCCATTGGCACGTTGTACGATTACTTCCCGAGCAAGGAAGCCATTGATGCCTGGCTAATCACGGCTTGGGGCGGGCGCCGTTATTGCGTCAGCGCACAACCTGCGGCGGCGCAAACCGCCGCATGGCTGCTGGAGATCGAATCGATGATCTGTGGCCGGCTCCGTGGCTAA
- a CDS encoding NADPH-dependent FMN reductase, which translates to MSNVYKIAVLVGSLRKESINRKVALALAELAPANLKLVIVEIGDLPLYNEDIDGASPPAAYSTFRQQVSSSDAVLFVTPEYNRSVPAPMKNAIDVGSRPYGKSAWSGKAGAVISASPGAIGGFGANHHLRQSMVFLDVPCMQQPEAYLSGAGSAFDEAGNLSESLKPFLQKFINAYGQWVEQHKKQ; encoded by the coding sequence ATGAGCAACGTCTATAAGATCGCAGTACTGGTCGGCAGCTTGAGAAAGGAATCGATCAATCGCAAGGTGGCGCTGGCCCTGGCCGAGCTAGCGCCTGCCAATCTCAAACTGGTTATCGTCGAAATCGGCGATCTGCCGCTCTACAACGAGGACATCGATGGCGCTTCACCGCCGGCAGCCTACAGCACTTTCCGGCAACAAGTGAGCTCATCCGACGCGGTGCTGTTCGTGACCCCCGAATACAACCGTTCGGTGCCTGCGCCGATGAAGAACGCGATCGATGTGGGTTCGCGTCCCTATGGCAAGAGTGCCTGGAGCGGCAAGGCCGGAGCGGTGATCAGTGCTTCGCCGGGCGCTATCGGTGGTTTTGGCGCCAACCATCACCTGCGCCAGTCCATGGTGTTTCTGGATGTGCCGTGCATGCAGCAACCGGAAGCCTATCTGAGCGGCGCCGGTTCAGCGTTCGACGAGGCAGGTAACCTGTCCGAGTCGCTAAAACCGTTTTTGCAAAAATTCATCAATGCCTATGGGCAATGGGTCGAGCAGCATAAAAAGCAATGA